GCCCTCGGTTCCAGCAGAGCCCAGAGTCCAGCCAGCGATGAAATTGCCCCCAGGAGTCCAATTGTCCGGGGCGTGAGACTTGTGTAACCCAGAGCCGTCAGCGGAATGAAGAAGTCGCACGCATTCTTCACCGTGTCCACAACTATGTCTTTGTGTCCCTGCATCAGCACGTAGGACTGCAGGGCAAGGCGCTTAAAGTCCTCCGGCGAGTTGATGCTCGCGGGGATGCGGCAGCGCGAAATGCCGCTCTTGCTACCGGATCGATGCAGGTCCAGTACTCTCAGGATCTCGTAGAAGTCCCGGCACAAGTTCATTATGATCGAGAAGAGCCAGTACTTATTGGCGATGTTGGACCAGCGCTTGGCGTTCACCGCCGTCAGTCCCGTCCTGGCCAGCCAGAGGAAGTGATCGGCGAAGAGGAACAGCGATTGTGACAGCTTGCTTAAGGTGAGCGTCACACGGATGTTAAGATCCGGATGGTGAATGGTCTTCAGAGCGCCGTAGAATACATCAACGCACTTACCAAAGCGGAGTACTGAGTTGAAATGAGATTAGCTACGTGCTCGTGGAATACCTTAGAATACCTACATTTTCGGAATGTGCTCAGGATGTATTCAACCGTCTTGAAGTTGTCCACAAGCGCTGGATTGGAATTGGCGGACTCCAGCGAGTCCCACATTGCACGCGAGGCATACTGAATAAGTCGGGCGATTTTGTCCCGTCCGCCAGCCTGATTGTTCAACTGCACCAGTTGATCCATATTTATGTTGTGACCGCACAGCTCGTTGGACAgctaaaatcaaaattatgcCAAATCCAAAATCCAAAGTTCGATTATTAGGCTGAGGGCCCAGCAGCTGTTCTGCCGCTTCACTGTGAATggcaagttttttttttaataaaccaGCACCGTGGGCGTAGATTGAATATATTGTGGGTGCaacaatttgtaaataatatattaagagcaaattaaaataagtaaattgCTTAAGTACCTTTCCATTACAGTTTTAAATGCTATATTTACCCTTAATATCACTTTCCCTCTACGGCCATGCTTAACATAAGTAATGCGCACGTTTCACAGCACTGTCGTTTCAACACCGTTTTGTTCAGTTGAAGACGTCGCCACGTAAATAGTGGTCCGATTTTAGATTTTGAAATAGCTGACACACAACTTGCAATCCCACCATGGCTGTAAGTGTAACTAGCACAGGGATAACGCTCTCAAGGATTACATAAAACCGCTTGTCCACTTTCAGCCCCAGCAAAAGGGTAAACAAGGCACGAAGGGCGCCAAGCAAATCGTGGAGGAAAACAAGACTACACTGACTTTCTACCGGAACATGGCCATTGGATGTGCTGCACCCGCTCTGCTCCTCAGTTTCCTGGTCTTCGAAGTCACCAAAACCTCAGTGGTAGGCCGCCGAAAATCCCCCTCAATGAACTCAATCATCAGCCTCTCGTTCTTTATTAGTTTATGCACATTCTTTCGTTGCTGATCCTGGGGAGCTCCTACCAGTTTATGGCGTTCATGTCGCAGGCCAAATACTCTGAGAGCGGTGCTCTTTTGGACTCCGGCAACGACTTAAATATGGAAGGCGGCATCGCGGAGTAAGTGCACCCACAGAAGCTTTGAAGTACTCTGCCTACACATGATTCTCCCTCTAGAAACGTTAAGGATTTGATCATCCTTACTTCCGGCACCCTGCTGCTGGCCCTCATCTCAAACTACTTCTGGTTGGTGCTGCTTTTGGCGCCCATACGAGCTGGATGGATGCTCTGGGGCTCCGTCATCCAGCCGTGGCTGTCGCAACGCAACGCCCAGGACGATAATCCCCAGGTGGAcgagaaaaagcaaaaaaagaTGGATCGCA
The sequence above is drawn from the Drosophila melanogaster chromosome 2R genome and encodes:
- the Pex11ab gene encoding peroxin 11a/b — its product is MDQLVQLNNQAGGRDKIARLIQYASRAMWDSLESANSNPALVDNFKTVEYILSTFRKLLRFGKCVDVFYGALKTIHHPDLNIRVTLTLSKLSQSLFLFADHFLWLARTGLTAVNAKRWSNIANKYWLFSIIMNLCRDFYEILRVLDLHRSGSKSGISRCRIPASINSPEDFKRLALQSYVLMQGHKDIVVDTVKNACDFFIPLTALGYTSLTPRTIGLLGAISSLAGLWALLEPRAKLTPA
- the CG8320 gene encoding uncharacterized protein; protein product: MAPQQKGKQGTKGAKQIVEENKTTLTFYRNMAIGCAAPALLLSFLVFEVTKTSVFMHILSLLILGSSYQFMAFMSQAKYSESGALLDSGNDLNMEGGIAENVKDLIILTSGTLLLALISNYFWLVLLLAPIRAGWMLWGSVIQPWLSQRNAQDDNPQVDEKKQKKMDRRMRRMR